A region from the Achromobacter seleniivolatilans genome encodes:
- a CDS encoding TonB-dependent siderophore receptor, protein MPLPTLNLRYTPLAFSLLLATLGATALPAYAQQQQTDAAIAYDIPAGPLAAALNRYAQQAGVAISVDATRIQGLTTKGLRGRYRIEEGFRELLAGSGYAASRSAGGYVLVAAPQPGTTTLPAVRVSGSGVPGALDPTSGLLASTSSSATKTDTPLIETPQSVSVITREQIDEQKPRSVTEALRYTPGAFTGLVGAADRYDYVALRGFIENSTDNTIYDGLKLLSDSGTFSSIQIDPYFVERIDVFRGPSSVLFGRSAPGGLVQLTSKRPLFDPYRSVEVSYGTQGQKSAGFDVAGPVDDNGKVAYRVTGLGRSTDTQFNNTREERYAIAPQVMFNFTPDTSLLLQAYLQRDPSGGFHSGVPADASITNDHAGQRISRHFVDSDPDNNEFKRNERIFGYQFDHRFNDRWTFRQNARYVSSDVALKQVYGYGWATGNDLTRYYSGADESLNAFAIDNQLQGKFETGAVKHTVLLGLDYQNRHADGRWDSGSASNLNAFNPDYANGNVQITSRTFFDRRLEQTGFYLQDQLAYDRWRFTLSGRQDEVRTTETSRTGDYASKQSWSGSKFTKRAGLVYLFDSGVSPYLSYSESFNPNAYTDQQGNLLPPTQSKQYEVGVKYQQPGTENMVTMAAFDLTQDNVANRVLAQTYYTPAGKVRSRGIELEGKARLTDNFTMLAAYTFTAMSYRESTEGLTGNTPYQAPRHMASLWGDYQFDSGLGVGAGVRYVGTSWADSGNTLKVPAYTLVDLSVRYDLGRLSSSLKGMSVRVAANNLLDKTYVASCASLNYCYYGEERNVVATLKYEF, encoded by the coding sequence ATGCCCTTGCCGACCTTGAATCTTCGATACACCCCGCTGGCGTTCAGCCTGCTTCTGGCTACGCTGGGCGCAACCGCCCTGCCGGCCTACGCGCAGCAGCAACAGACCGACGCCGCCATCGCCTACGACATCCCGGCCGGTCCGCTGGCTGCCGCCTTGAACCGCTACGCCCAGCAGGCGGGCGTAGCGATCTCGGTGGATGCCACCCGTATCCAGGGGCTGACCACCAAGGGGTTGCGCGGGCGATACCGTATCGAAGAAGGCTTCCGTGAGTTGCTGGCCGGCAGCGGTTATGCCGCCAGCCGGAGCGCGGGCGGTTATGTGCTGGTAGCGGCGCCGCAGCCGGGCACCACCACCCTGCCCGCGGTGCGTGTCAGCGGATCGGGCGTGCCCGGCGCGCTGGACCCCACATCTGGCCTGCTGGCGTCGACCAGCTCCAGCGCCACCAAGACCGACACGCCATTGATCGAAACGCCGCAATCGGTGTCGGTGATCACGCGTGAGCAGATCGACGAACAAAAGCCCCGCAGCGTGACGGAAGCGCTGCGCTACACGCCCGGCGCCTTCACAGGCCTGGTGGGCGCAGCAGACCGCTACGACTACGTGGCCCTGCGCGGCTTTATTGAAAACAGCACAGACAACACCATCTATGACGGGCTGAAGCTGCTTAGCGATTCCGGCACTTTCAGTTCAATCCAGATCGACCCCTACTTTGTGGAACGTATTGACGTGTTCCGCGGCCCATCGTCGGTGCTGTTTGGACGCAGCGCGCCCGGCGGCCTGGTGCAGCTGACCAGCAAGCGCCCGCTCTTTGACCCCTACCGTTCGGTCGAGGTTTCTTACGGCACCCAGGGTCAGAAAAGCGCGGGTTTCGACGTTGCAGGCCCCGTAGACGACAACGGCAAAGTCGCTTACCGCGTAACGGGCCTGGGCCGCTCAACCGACACGCAATTCAACAACACGCGCGAAGAACGCTACGCCATTGCGCCGCAAGTGATGTTTAACTTCACGCCGGACACCAGCCTGCTGCTGCAAGCCTATCTGCAACGCGATCCCAGCGGCGGTTTCCACAGCGGCGTGCCGGCAGACGCCAGCATTACCAATGACCACGCAGGCCAGCGCATTTCACGGCACTTCGTGGACTCTGATCCCGATAACAACGAGTTCAAGCGCAACGAACGTATCTTCGGCTATCAGTTTGATCATCGCTTCAATGATCGCTGGACGTTCCGCCAGAACGCGCGCTATGTCTCGTCGGACGTCGCGCTTAAACAGGTCTACGGCTACGGTTGGGCGACTGGCAACGACCTGACGCGCTACTACTCCGGGGCCGACGAATCGTTGAATGCCTTTGCCATCGACAACCAGCTGCAAGGCAAGTTTGAGACCGGCGCCGTCAAGCATACGGTGCTGCTGGGGCTGGACTACCAGAACCGTCATGCCGATGGCCGCTGGGATTCGGGATCGGCGTCGAACCTGAACGCCTTCAACCCTGATTACGCCAATGGCAACGTGCAGATCACGAGCCGCACCTTCTTTGACCGCCGTCTGGAACAGACCGGTTTCTACCTGCAAGACCAGTTGGCCTACGACCGCTGGCGCTTCACGCTAAGCGGCCGTCAGGACGAAGTGCGCACCACCGAAACCAGCCGTACGGGCGACTACGCGTCCAAACAAAGCTGGTCGGGTTCCAAGTTCACCAAGCGCGCCGGCCTGGTCTATTTGTTTGACTCTGGCGTATCGCCCTACCTGAGCTACAGCGAATCCTTCAACCCCAATGCGTACACGGACCAGCAAGGCAATTTGCTGCCGCCCACGCAAAGCAAGCAGTACGAAGTGGGCGTGAAATACCAGCAGCCGGGCACCGAAAACATGGTGACGATGGCGGCGTTTGACCTGACGCAGGACAACGTGGCCAACCGCGTGCTGGCGCAAACCTACTACACCCCCGCAGGCAAGGTCCGGTCGCGCGGGATCGAGCTGGAAGGCAAGGCCCGCCTGACGGACAACTTCACGATGCTGGCCGCCTACACGTTCACGGCGATGAGCTATCGCGAATCCACCGAAGGCCTGACGGGCAACACGCCATACCAGGCGCCGCGTCACATGGCATCCCTGTGGGGCGACTATCAGTTTGACTCCGGATTGGGCGTGGGCGCAGGCGTGCGTTATGTGGGCACCAGTTGGGCCGATAGCGGCAACACGCTGAAGGTGCCGGCCTATACGCTGGTGGACCTGTCGGTGCGTTATGACCTGGGACGGTTGTCGTCGTCGCTCAAGGGCATGAGCGTGCGCGTGGCCGCCAACAACCTGCTGGACAAAACGTACGTGGCTTCTTGCGCCAGCCTGAACTACTGCTATTACGGCGAAGAACGCAACGTCGTTGCGACGCTGAAGTACGAGTTCTGA
- a CDS encoding FecR family protein, translating into MNDTGSQAIARQAADWLLRLTDDHASAAQRANLRDDFNAWKREDPRHEAAARRMESVLTQLGALRTEAQGQTQPLHAGLQAGWAAGRRRRVRRVAAGLALVAALLTPVAVFLHFYPSSYLLADMRSGAGQWQTHVLADQSRVTLEPGTAVNLHFDPERREVELVQGDILVEVAHDAARPFIVRTQQGSVRALGTRFVVSAESGVTVLSMLESKVLASARNDADPAHARQVQAGEQVRITALSVGAPVPLDASAVEDAWKYRRLVVQDQPLADVLELLGRYRSGILRVDRDALTGMQVNAVLPLDDPDRALQLLASSFPIRVRTLTPWVVMIDRATPQR; encoded by the coding sequence ATGAACGACACGGGTTCCCAGGCCATTGCGCGTCAAGCCGCCGACTGGTTGTTACGCTTGACGGACGATCACGCAAGCGCCGCGCAACGTGCAAATCTGCGCGATGATTTCAATGCCTGGAAACGCGAGGACCCGCGCCACGAGGCCGCCGCTCGCCGCATGGAAAGCGTGCTGACGCAATTGGGCGCGCTGCGTACCGAGGCCCAGGGCCAGACGCAGCCCTTGCACGCCGGCCTGCAAGCCGGGTGGGCAGCGGGCAGACGGCGCCGCGTGCGGCGCGTAGCGGCAGGCTTGGCCCTGGTTGCAGCGTTGCTGACGCCGGTGGCGGTGTTTCTGCACTTCTACCCTTCTTCCTACCTGCTGGCCGACATGCGCAGTGGCGCTGGCCAATGGCAGACCCATGTGCTGGCCGACCAAAGCCGAGTCACCCTGGAGCCCGGCACGGCGGTCAACCTGCACTTTGATCCGGAACGCCGCGAGGTGGAACTGGTGCAAGGCGACATTCTGGTGGAAGTCGCACACGACGCCGCACGGCCCTTCATCGTGCGCACGCAGCAAGGCAGCGTGCGTGCGCTTGGCACGCGCTTTGTCGTCAGCGCCGAATCCGGTGTGACGGTGCTGAGCATGCTGGAATCCAAGGTGCTGGCCAGCGCACGCAATGATGCCGACCCGGCCCACGCGCGCCAGGTGCAGGCCGGCGAGCAGGTGCGCATCACCGCGCTAAGCGTGGGCGCCCCCGTGCCGCTGGATGCAAGCGCCGTGGAAGATGCCTGGAAATATCGCCGTCTGGTGGTGCAGGACCAGCCCCTGGCCGATGTGCTGGAGCTGCTGGGCCGCTACCGCAGCGGTATTCTGCGCGTGGATCGCGACGCGCTGACAGGCATGCAGGTCAACGCCGTGCTGCCACTGGACGACCCGGACCGCGCCCTGCAATTGCTGGCCAGCAGTTTCCCGATCCGGGTGCGCACGTTGACCCCATGGGTCGTCATGATCGACCGGGCCACACCGCAGCGCTAA
- a CDS encoding sigma-70 family RNA polymerase sigma factor, producing the protein MPSATSRPDSELHAWYVDHGGWLLAWLKKKLGCPHNAADMAHDTFARILASRDALASVREPRAFLSVTAGRLIIDQARRRQVEDAYLAELSLAMADHPGAPTPEQILMTSQALAQISAILDGLAERPRQAFLLHYLDGDTHGEIARKLGVTDRMVRKYLVTALVHCHETVDA; encoded by the coding sequence ATGCCTTCGGCAACCTCCCGCCCCGATTCCGAGCTGCACGCCTGGTATGTCGACCACGGCGGCTGGCTGCTTGCGTGGCTGAAAAAGAAGCTGGGCTGCCCGCACAACGCGGCGGACATGGCGCACGACACGTTCGCGCGCATCCTGGCGTCGCGCGATGCCTTGGCCTCGGTCCGAGAGCCCCGTGCTTTCCTGTCGGTGACGGCAGGCCGGCTCATCATTGATCAGGCCCGGCGTCGGCAGGTAGAAGATGCCTATCTGGCCGAATTGAGCCTGGCCATGGCCGACCATCCTGGCGCGCCGACGCCCGAACAGATTCTGATGACCTCACAGGCGCTGGCGCAGATCAGCGCCATTCTGGATGGTTTGGCAGAGCGTCCGCGTCAGGCTTTTTTGCTTCACTACCTGGATGGCGACACCCATGGCGAAATCGCCCGCAAGCTGGGCGTAACCGATCGCATGGTGCGCAAGTACCTGGTGACGGCGCTGGTCCACTGCCACGAGACGGTGGACGCATGA
- a CDS encoding MFS transporter, whose translation MDKQESAGWYFGWNIVGAAAVLTLLTVGLRMGIGPFFLPMADGLGFSRSLLSGIVAIGMLCYGLAMPLAGYLVSTRGTRFVLLTGTGIVVASSIWTVFARGPVEFLLSFGVALSVGLAFTSPVALTPIISRWFTRQRGMALFFLSTGSMAGIALMTPTLTFAITAVGWQETLLAFAVLFALMTVPMALFIMRDNAPEHTDLLPHQVVEKKSSASPPVKGPAPNVRDALRTLPFWQVALGLFACGFSMNLLGTHGMPMLMDHGFDATTSSLGIGLIGLVAIFSTLVLGRMSDQVERRNILAAIYLVRGLGFFALVMVGAHWELYAAATIGGIVWAGSIALSSAILADVYGIRLVGVLYGLTYLGHQIGGMISSWLGGWAFEAFGTHWVAFGSAGALLLLAALISLRLPSRGVLRAPMAAAGGR comes from the coding sequence TTGGACAAGCAAGAGTCGGCCGGCTGGTATTTCGGCTGGAACATCGTTGGCGCGGCCGCAGTACTCACCCTGTTGACGGTCGGACTGCGGATGGGCATCGGGCCGTTTTTCCTGCCCATGGCAGATGGGCTGGGTTTCTCTCGCAGCCTGCTGTCGGGCATCGTCGCGATCGGCATGCTGTGCTATGGCCTGGCCATGCCGCTGGCGGGATATCTGGTCAGCACGCGCGGTACCCGCTTCGTGCTGCTGACGGGCACCGGTATCGTCGTGGCATCCTCGATTTGGACTGTCTTTGCGCGCGGCCCCGTTGAGTTCCTGCTGTCGTTCGGCGTGGCGCTGTCTGTCGGCCTGGCCTTCACCAGCCCCGTAGCCTTGACCCCGATCATCAGCCGCTGGTTCACGCGCCAGCGCGGCATGGCGCTGTTCTTTCTGTCCACTGGCTCGATGGCAGGCATTGCGCTGATGACCCCCACACTGACATTTGCGATCACGGCTGTGGGCTGGCAGGAAACGCTGCTGGCATTCGCCGTGCTGTTCGCGCTGATGACGGTGCCGATGGCGCTATTCATCATGCGCGACAACGCGCCCGAACACACCGACCTGCTGCCGCATCAGGTCGTCGAGAAAAAATCCTCCGCCAGCCCTCCCGTCAAAGGCCCGGCGCCCAACGTGCGGGATGCCCTGCGGACCTTGCCCTTCTGGCAAGTGGCGTTGGGCCTCTTCGCCTGCGGTTTCAGCATGAACCTGCTGGGCACACATGGCATGCCGATGCTGATGGATCATGGCTTTGATGCGACCACCAGTTCGTTGGGCATAGGCCTGATCGGGCTGGTCGCCATTTTCAGCACCCTGGTGCTGGGCCGGATGTCTGATCAGGTCGAGCGCCGCAACATTCTTGCCGCGATCTATCTGGTGCGCGGACTGGGATTTTTTGCGCTGGTCATGGTGGGGGCGCACTGGGAGCTGTATGCCGCCGCCACCATCGGCGGCATCGTGTGGGCGGGCAGCATCGCCTTGTCCTCCGCGATTCTGGCCGACGTTTACGGTATCCGTCTGGTGGGCGTGCTGTACGGTCTGACGTATCTAGGCCATCAGATTGGCGGCATGATCAGCTCATGGCTGGGCGGCTGGGCATTCGAGGCATTCGGCACGCATTGGGTTGCCTTTGGATCGGCGGGCGCGTTGCTGCTGCTGGCCGCGCTGATTTCGCTGCGTTTGCCATCGCGCGGCGTGCTGCGAGCACCCATGGCGGCGGCGGGCGGGCGTTAA
- a CDS encoding NAD(P)-dependent oxidoreductase, which produces MARIGMVGIGLMGHGIASNLVKHGHTLTVLDHPGNQPLDTLKAAGATSVADGATLAAQSDVIILCVTGSPQVEAVLLSAGGVLEGLRPGTVIIDCSTAIPSSTVKVAAAVTETGGRFLDAPMTRTPKEAAEGRLNLLVGGDAALFEECKPILACFAENITHAGPIGAGHRMKLLHNYVSLGVVALLSEAAACALRSDIDPAVFTDVLAKGGGGGVALERIKPYLLEQDASSLRFFMSNAQKDLSYYNTMAAEAGAVREIGAAVQHTFDQAVTQGGGDRYVPELVSLLKDR; this is translated from the coding sequence ATGGCAAGAATCGGCATGGTGGGAATTGGCCTGATGGGCCACGGTATTGCAAGCAATCTGGTCAAGCACGGTCATACCCTGACGGTGCTGGATCACCCGGGCAATCAGCCTCTGGACACGCTGAAAGCCGCAGGCGCGACTAGCGTCGCCGACGGCGCTACGCTGGCCGCTCAGTCCGACGTGATCATCTTGTGTGTCACCGGCAGCCCGCAGGTCGAAGCCGTGCTGCTGTCAGCTGGCGGCGTGCTGGAAGGCTTGCGTCCCGGCACGGTGATCATCGATTGCTCGACCGCTATCCCCTCGTCCACGGTCAAGGTGGCGGCGGCCGTAACGGAAACGGGCGGCCGCTTCCTGGACGCGCCGATGACGCGCACGCCGAAGGAAGCCGCCGAAGGCCGCTTGAATCTGCTGGTGGGCGGCGACGCAGCCTTGTTCGAAGAGTGCAAACCCATCCTGGCCTGCTTTGCAGAGAACATCACGCATGCTGGCCCCATCGGCGCCGGGCACCGCATGAAGCTGCTGCACAACTATGTGTCTCTGGGTGTGGTGGCGTTGCTGTCGGAAGCAGCGGCGTGCGCGCTGCGTTCGGATATTGATCCGGCGGTGTTTACCGACGTGCTGGCCAAGGGCGGCGGCGGCGGCGTGGCACTGGAGCGCATCAAGCCGTATCTGCTGGAACAGGACGCGTCTTCGCTGCGCTTTTTTATGTCGAACGCGCAAAAGGATCTGTCGTACTACAACACGATGGCCGCCGAAGCGGGCGCCGTGCGGGAAATTGGCGCTGCCGTTCAGCACACGTTTGATCAGGCCGTCACGCAAGGCGGTGGCGACCGTTATGTGCCTGAGCTGGTGTCGCTGCTGAAAGACCGTTAA
- a CDS encoding PaaI family thioesterase: protein MTDSIPAGFAPWRPSSPFMTHLADLGTLYRRDADSVLALRVGHAHTNTHGMAHGGLLATLADSALGHTIAQQGQVSVVTVQMSVEYLNAVQPGDWLEAHVQIDKQGKRLIYATCLLKASGRLMLKANAVFAVRHAAVAASDG from the coding sequence ATGACAGATTCAATCCCCGCAGGTTTTGCTCCTTGGCGCCCCAGCAGCCCCTTCATGACGCATCTGGCTGACTTGGGCACGCTGTACCGGCGCGACGCGGACAGCGTGCTGGCACTGCGGGTAGGGCACGCGCACACGAACACGCATGGCATGGCCCACGGCGGACTGCTTGCGACACTGGCCGACAGCGCGCTGGGCCACACCATCGCGCAGCAAGGGCAGGTGTCTGTTGTGACCGTGCAGATGTCGGTGGAATATCTGAACGCCGTCCAGCCCGGCGACTGGCTCGAAGCCCACGTGCAAATCGACAAGCAGGGCAAACGCCTGATCTACGCGACCTGCCTGCTCAAGGCCAGTGGCCGCCTGATGCTCAAAGCCAACGCCGTCTTCGCCGTCCGCCACGCGGCCGTGGCCGCGTCCGATGGCTGA
- a CDS encoding phospholipase D-like domain-containing protein: MDRIHAILIDYWPHLVFGISIVAGTGAAVHAAMTKQDVRAAIGWVGVAMFSPLFGALFYFVAGINRIRKTRLSQLRDEAMVVDAEQVETLPVDVAPISGPQFASLKVLGDRVSRFRLLGGNAVQPLAGGDDTYPAMLLAIRNAQHAIAMQSYIFDNDAIGRELAQALIEAQARGVQVRVLIDAIGSKYSRPPIVRMLARGGVPVARFMTNPLGVLRMPYANLRSHRKVLVIDGRVGFTGGMNVRAAFVSALAGDDTNRDTHFRVEGPIVTQLMSVFAHDWNFTTHESLPAQPWFDPLALPPTGNVPMRCVPSGPDRALGSSHNMLLGALAVAQRHVRIQSPYFLPDQTLIGALATAARRGIVVDIVIPDKNNLRLVDYAMSAQLDQVVRTGCRVWRAVGAFDHSKLMTVDDAWAYVGSSNLDPRSLRLNFELDTEIYDPTVARWIGSRIDGLIGHAKRETLEDLLQAPFAKRLRNKVIWLATPYL, encoded by the coding sequence ATGGATCGCATACACGCAATTTTGATCGACTACTGGCCCCATCTGGTGTTTGGCATCAGCATCGTGGCGGGCACGGGGGCGGCTGTTCATGCCGCGATGACTAAACAGGATGTGCGGGCGGCCATTGGCTGGGTGGGGGTGGCGATGTTCTCTCCACTCTTTGGCGCGCTGTTCTATTTCGTGGCGGGTATCAACCGGATTCGCAAGACGCGTCTGTCGCAGTTGAGGGACGAGGCGATGGTGGTGGATGCCGAGCAGGTCGAGACTTTGCCGGTGGATGTAGCGCCGATCTCGGGTCCGCAGTTTGCGTCGTTGAAGGTACTGGGTGACCGGGTCAGCCGGTTTCGTCTGCTGGGCGGCAATGCGGTGCAGCCTTTGGCGGGTGGGGACGATACGTATCCGGCGATGCTGCTGGCGATCCGCAATGCGCAGCATGCGATTGCAATGCAGAGCTATATCTTCGACAACGATGCGATCGGGCGCGAGTTGGCGCAGGCGCTGATTGAGGCGCAGGCGCGCGGGGTGCAGGTGCGTGTGCTGATTGATGCGATCGGGTCTAAGTATTCCCGGCCGCCTATCGTGCGCATGCTGGCGCGTGGCGGGGTGCCGGTGGCGCGCTTCATGACCAATCCCCTGGGTGTGCTGCGCATGCCTTATGCCAATCTGCGCAGCCATCGCAAAGTACTGGTGATCGACGGGCGCGTGGGGTTTACGGGCGGCATGAATGTGCGGGCAGCCTTTGTTAGCGCGCTGGCGGGTGACGACACCAATCGCGATACGCACTTCCGAGTGGAAGGGCCGATTGTGACGCAGCTGATGTCGGTGTTTGCGCATGATTGGAACTTCACCACGCACGAGTCGCTTCCTGCCCAGCCCTGGTTTGATCCATTGGCCTTGCCGCCTACGGGGAATGTGCCGATGCGCTGCGTGCCGTCTGGCCCTGACCGCGCGCTGGGCAGCTCACACAATATGCTGTTGGGCGCTTTGGCAGTGGCGCAACGGCATGTGCGTATTCAGTCGCCCTACTTCCTGCCCGATCAGACGCTGATCGGCGCGTTGGCGACGGCGGCGCGGCGCGGCATCGTGGTGGACATCGTCATTCCCGACAAGAACAATCTGCGGCTGGTGGACTACGCCATGTCGGCGCAACTGGACCAGGTGGTTCGCACCGGCTGCCGCGTCTGGCGCGCGGTTGGGGCGTTTGACCATTCGAAGCTGATGACGGTGGACGATGCTTGGGCGTATGTCGGGTCGTCCAATCTCGATCCGCGCAGCTTGCGGCTGAACTTTGAGCTGGACACCGAGATCTATGATCCGACCGTCGCTCGCTGGATCGGCAGCCGGATCGATGGGCTGATCGGGCACGCCAAGCGCGAGACGCTGGAAGATCTGTTGCAGGCGCCATTTGCCAAGCGTCTGCGCAACAAGGTGATCTGGCTGGCCACGCCTTATCTGTAG
- a CDS encoding tyrosine-type recombinase/integrase — protein MSLHVEWRFDGRVAVSPRDEVADTFGHMPAKQFKPSDKEKFLDRMRAKGRGTRANRDMAALGSAFNYGIRHGIVESNPCHGVARNPERPRSRKPEHIEVNAFLDVAKNRGEGSYMTALIGLMVGITGRRRVEILRLEESALSAEGVSVQAAKLKATDSAREYLISWSPLLSKLLTEAVRLSKKHETPYVFAARSGAPYTDAGFKANWSKIMADFVAAGGDRFTAHDLRAMYVTEMVSRDENPETHKNAATTRRVYDRRRKVKVTPTF, from the coding sequence ATGAGCCTACATGTGGAATGGCGCTTCGACGGCCGCGTTGCCGTATCACCCAGGGACGAGGTTGCGGATACCTTCGGCCACATGCCAGCCAAGCAGTTCAAGCCATCAGACAAGGAAAAATTCTTAGATCGGATGCGGGCCAAAGGGCGCGGCACTAGGGCAAACCGCGATATGGCTGCACTCGGGTCTGCTTTCAACTACGGCATTCGGCATGGCATCGTGGAATCGAATCCATGTCATGGCGTCGCCAGGAATCCAGAACGACCACGCTCCAGGAAGCCCGAGCATATCGAGGTTAACGCGTTCCTTGACGTCGCGAAGAATCGCGGCGAAGGCAGCTATATGACTGCGCTAATCGGGCTGATGGTGGGGATTACGGGACGGCGACGCGTGGAGATACTTCGCCTAGAAGAGTCTGCGCTCTCAGCAGAAGGCGTGTCGGTCCAGGCTGCCAAGCTCAAAGCAACCGATTCGGCCCGCGAATACCTGATTTCGTGGTCGCCACTTCTAAGCAAGCTACTTACGGAAGCGGTCAGGTTGTCGAAAAAGCATGAGACGCCCTATGTCTTCGCCGCTAGGTCAGGTGCTCCCTATACCGATGCCGGGTTCAAAGCCAACTGGTCAAAGATCATGGCGGACTTTGTCGCAGCAGGCGGAGACCGATTTACCGCTCACGATCTACGGGCGATGTATGTCACGGAAATGGTCAGCCGAGATGAGAATCCTGAGACGCACAAAAATGCGGCCACAACTAGGCGGGTATACGACCGGCGACGCAAGGTAAAGGTCACGCCGACGTTCTAG
- a CDS encoding DNA cytosine methyltransferase: MPAFAQWQLYPAWCAAMNALGYALSPVIWDAADCGVPQHRQRILIAATRSKHPIELVAPNAAHRPIRDVIDFDAGNWSLIERPGRSPKTLARVRAGRRQFGDRFVMPYYGSGSSLTGRSLDRPLGTITTRARWALVDGDHMRMLTTAENCAGMGFPNDYRLPDNQALALHMLGNANPPPMAAYAIDAIRKAA; the protein is encoded by the coding sequence ATGCCCGCCTTCGCGCAATGGCAGCTCTACCCGGCGTGGTGCGCAGCGATGAATGCCCTGGGATATGCCCTATCTCCCGTCATCTGGGACGCGGCGGACTGCGGCGTGCCGCAGCACCGTCAGCGCATTCTGATCGCGGCCACCAGGAGCAAGCACCCTATCGAACTGGTGGCACCCAATGCCGCCCACCGCCCTATCCGGGATGTGATCGACTTCGACGCTGGCAACTGGTCCCTGATTGAACGCCCTGGCCGCTCACCCAAGACCCTAGCCCGCGTCCGCGCTGGCCGTCGCCAGTTCGGCGACCGCTTCGTAATGCCCTACTACGGCTCGGGCTCCAGCCTTACTGGCCGGTCCTTGGACCGCCCGCTGGGCACGATCACCACCCGCGCGCGCTGGGCGCTCGTAGACGGCGACCATATGCGGATGCTCACAACGGCAGAGAACTGCGCAGGAATGGGCTTCCCCAACGATTACCGCCTTCCCGACAACCAAGCCTTGGCCCTGCATATGCTCGGCAACGCCAATCCGCCCCCCATGGCCGCATACGCCATCGACGCCATAAGGAAAGCAGCATGA
- a CDS encoding LysM peptidoglycan-binding domain-containing protein: protein MAVQAPAKKTDFEKWQDGIDKAVGDPKWNEWDCDIQMAVNEYNRHLSGTTGYVQLDWRFIKAILWVETGAYNAEWGSRPLRIGVPGDPGLSSLLSGNEGGNLILPPAWKGKMTVSSVRAIPTHNIRAGIGYLLMKLGRYEYRTIPDADPKVYEIVVKAGDSLSKISEAKGSTVEMMQKLNPTAATLRPGQVLKYQKASVQRVITGWRSISTATIADRYNGGGDLAYEVKLNYTLNALRKGTPRICTN from the coding sequence ATGGCGGTTCAGGCACCAGCAAAAAAAACCGATTTCGAAAAATGGCAAGACGGCATCGACAAGGCAGTTGGCGATCCGAAATGGAATGAGTGGGACTGCGACATTCAGATGGCCGTCAATGAATACAACCGTCACCTTTCTGGCACGACCGGCTACGTCCAACTCGACTGGCGATTTATCAAAGCAATTCTGTGGGTCGAGACTGGGGCATATAACGCGGAGTGGGGAAGCAGGCCCCTACGCATTGGGGTTCCAGGCGACCCAGGACTGTCATCATTGCTTTCTGGTAACGAAGGGGGAAATCTAATCCTGCCTCCAGCATGGAAAGGAAAAATGACTGTCAGTTCGGTTCGCGCAATTCCCACCCACAACATTCGCGCGGGGATTGGCTATCTGTTGATGAAGTTGGGCCGCTACGAATACCGCACCATCCCTGACGCTGATCCAAAAGTCTACGAAATAGTCGTCAAGGCAGGCGACAGCCTCTCGAAGATATCGGAGGCGAAGGGAAGTACGGTCGAGATGATGCAGAAGTTAAATCCGACAGCGGCCACCTTGAGGCCCGGACAGGTGTTGAAGTACCAAAAGGCGTCGGTACAACGTGTCATCACAGGCTGGCGGAGCATCTCCACGGCCACTATCGCGGACCGGTATAACGGAGGCGGTGATCTTGCCTACGAAGTGAAGCTCAACTACACCTTAAACGCACTGCGCAAGGGAACGCCCCGGATATGCACAAATTAG
- a CDS encoding lysozyme inhibitor LprI family protein, translating to MHKLARLAFALGAIFPWVSIASADTLGRSERELRLECAFEPPGVRECLEKKAAGSEVELKDAEEKAVDVLSKWDEDAKYVNQAKAKLKASNRDFITYRDAQCAFASSLGGGAIGNALAMRRFACVAELNGRRALQLRDLVSDRPLK from the coding sequence ATGCACAAATTAGCGCGATTAGCTTTTGCTTTGGGTGCAATCTTTCCGTGGGTGTCGATAGCCTCCGCCGACACCCTTGGACGGAGCGAACGTGAGCTGCGATTAGAGTGCGCGTTTGAACCACCTGGTGTAAGGGAATGCCTGGAAAAAAAGGCTGCGGGAAGTGAAGTCGAGTTGAAAGACGCAGAAGAGAAGGCAGTTGACGTTCTGAGCAAATGGGATGAAGACGCCAAGTACGTGAACCAAGCCAAGGCCAAACTCAAAGCATCAAACAGAGACTTTATTACGTACCGCGATGCCCAGTGCGCATTTGCTTCATCCTTGGGTGGAGGGGCAATTGGAAACGCTCTGGCCATGCGCCGTTTCGCGTGTGTTGCAGAACTCAACGGCAGACGCGCACTTCAGCTACGCGATTTGGTGTCAGACCGGCCATTAAAGTAG